AACAGGCTAAAGGCACTCTCATGGCACTGAGTCTGTTTGGCATGGGTAGCAAATTGGCCCAGCTGGTGTCATGCCTTATCCCATGTGTGCTTGGTTCCTCATTGTCCAACTCCTGGCAACAGGAGCCCTGAGGCCTTTCCCAGGGGTTGCTTACTAACTCAGACCACCCGACCGAGGCTTGGCTGCCAGGCTCTctggtggggaaggaggagataGCTGCCCTGTATGTTCCAAGCCCACAGGCCCTCAGGGGCAGAAAGCCATCCCTCTAGTGCACAGACAGAGGGACACATACCAGCCCACAGTCACTGCTTGCCCACGAGCAGGTGTTCATGCTGGTGTGGTCTCTTGTACAGAGCCAGTCAGGCCTTGTTGACGACTGTGGGGATGGCTGAAACTTTCCAGAGCTCTTTTGCTTGTTTCAGTTACTGTTGTATGCCTGCTGTtagcagctccagctcctttGCTCTCTGCCTGCACATTGCTGTTGCTTAAAACCCCGTTTTAGATGGTgggggaaggatggggaggATGTGCTTCTAATCAAGAAGATGGAGGGTATCCTCTGAGCACTAGGGAATGGTTTCTGCCAGGGTGCTCAGCACCTGATGCAGATGCAAGGATCATCCTCACCTTGGATAATCCACTGACAATCATCACTGAAATAGGGAGCTGATTTCACTGTTGATAGGAGCTCAGCACTAATTCCATAGCAACAGGGAAGGGGCTTGTCTGCATAGACTCAGGCTGACCACATATGCCCTCCTCTTTCCCATGGCATGTTAACTGGCCtgagacttttttctttccagagacCAGTTCTTCAGCTAGCAGTTATAGCTCGGAGTTCAGCAGGAGGCTGCTGAGTACCTACATCTGTGAGTACACTGCAAACCTTCCCACATCTGCATGGGCTGTTTTTTCACTTGACTTCTTAAGCTCTTCACCCTGTGTGATCTTTCTGTGCTTGAGCTGGGGTATTATTCGGAGATTGGATAGAAATAGTCAGGCTGGGTGTTTTGTCCTGTTACAATTAGACAAGACAAAGTACAATGAAGAATTTAAGTTTGCTTTTATCACCAGTTGCCTTAAACTATTTTCCCACTGTTCTTTGGGCTGTTAGTCCTGCTGAACTTCAGGAAGGTCTCTgtaaaatctcagttttctgtttaaCAGTGAAAGCTTCAGATGAGTTCACAGTACTGCCCTGTGGTGATCTGTTCTAACAGTGATCAGGTCTGTCAGGTTCCCTGTGACAAACCTCTGTTGTGGTGAGGCTGGTTCTGATCACCCATGCTGGACCTTATTCTGAGTCTGTGTTGCCATCTGCAACCAAGCACTCATTCACTAGGACGTTTTAGTGACCTGCTGAGGAAAGATCTGTGTAAAGCTTGTTGTACCCCTGTCTGCAAATTTGGTTGAGGCTGTGCTATTTGCTTTGTTGTGGATTCCCAGGAACAGCTCAAAGTACTCTTTGAATTATCAGTTACAAGAAGTCTCACTGCAAAAGTCTTCATCCTCTGTTGTTCCCTCTTTAAGGCAAAGTGCTGGGCAACTTGCAGCTTAACCTTCTTAGTAAATCCAAGGTTTATGAAGACCCAGCTTTGAGTGCCATTTTTCTGCACAACAACTACAACTACATTCTGAAATCTCTGGAGAAGTAAGTATGTAGTACTGGAGTTCATCTCTCTGAATTAGGCTGATGCTAAGTGCAGTTTTCAAACAGACTTTGGTGTATTGAGTGCATTTACCTGCACGTCTGCCCCAACTCTCCTGTACTGAATTCTTGAAGCTGCCCTTTTGAAACCTTAGCCCTATGGATAAGCATTGCATTACATAAGAGTGGGAGATGCAACCATCAGAGATGCCTTATGTTGCAGAGAATCCTTTCATCTTGAGAGGATTGACAGTGTTGCTTTGGAAAGCAACTTGGAGCAGCTCCTGTCACCCAGTTTGTGCATTTCAAGGTCCCTTTAGAGTAAAAAGGCACAGATCTTGCTGATAGCAGCTGGTTCGTGTGCTTCctcatgttttctgttcttctttcagGTCTGAGCTGATCCAGTTGGTAGCTGTGACACAGAAGACAGCTGAAAGGTCTTACCGGGAGCTCATTGAACAGCAGATCCAGACCTACCAGCGCAGGTCAGGTGGCATCccctctgttcttccttcagttttgtcATAGTTTTTTAAGAGCTTCTTGAGAGATTCGTGGCCAACGCTGGTGGAGAGTGGGAGGGATTCACCTAAAACAGAAACTAGTTtgaaaccaaacccaaacattCTGTTTCCCAGGCAATTAATCTAACTTAGAAACTGGTCACTGCGGAAGGCTTTGGTGGATGCTTCATCCGGTTTGGCCTTTGGGTCATGGGTGAGAGCATAATAGCTCTGGTGAGGTATTACTAACTCCTTCTCTTTGCTCCTTTCCCATCTCATTTTGGATTCAGCTGGTTAAAGGTGACAGATTACATCTCGGAGAGAAATCTGCCTGTCTTTCAACCAGGAGTGAAGGTGAGTGGATGGATAAGGATGGTTTTTAGATGATAGAAACTGCCAGTATCTTCTCCTTGGTCATTTTCAAGAATTCCCAGAAACCTTTGTTATATCCCATACCAATATTGCTATATGGAATGAATGCTGTGTCTGGGACAGGACAGGGAACAGCACTGCCTTGTAATCACCCCATCCATATTCACACAAGtctttttaatttctgcctCTAGTCTTTTCACCTGGGCAGACGCTGTTATTTTGGATTTGCAAATCTGGGCACCTTTCCTTTACAAGCAgctcaaagcagaaagaagtctttttttGTGCCTGTTCTGGGTGAAAATTACCCTCATTAAACATACTTCAGATGGAAGCCAGTTGCTGTATGTAGGGTgcactgctcactgcagctttttctccttgctttagGAGAAGCTTGAGCTGAATGGGGTAGGATTTCACTTAAGTTGGATGGGGAATATGTGGGCAAACCGTGATGTTGGATTTTTACTGCTTTCCCTCCTTGTTGCAGCTCAAGGATAAGGAGAGGCAGATGATAAAGGAGCGCTTTAAGGTAAGGAGGCATGAGGTGGCATAAGAACATCTCATGGTTGACTGGGATAGAGAAACAGGGATCTGCCTAAGGAGGAGGCCTGTCCAATGGCGGTCACCAATGGAGGGGAGAAATACTGCAATAGAGACACAATTGCAGCTGGGACACTCACTAAGTTTTATTTTGGACAGGGCTTTAATGATGGTCTTGAGGAGCTGTGCAAGATCCAGAAAGCCTGGGCAATCCCAGACGTGGAGCAACGGGACAAAATTCGCCGGGCACAGAAAACCATTGTGAAAGAGACCTATGGTGCATTCCTGAACAGGTGAGAACCTCTTGCAACATTGTCATCTCTTCTGTGGATTCACTGAGGTTTTTGGGGCCTAGGCTAGCCAGAGGTAAGGCACTTTGCTACTGTCCTGTCTTAGCTTTACTATCTTGCACATTGAAATGTCCCCAGGGGGAGTTCTATTAGTTGTCAGCATTTGCTTGTCACCCTGATTCCTTGCTCAGTGAGTGCAGGTATTCTAGTTAGCACAAAGCTCTGAGCCACTTTAGATTGTTCTTGTCGACCTTGGGAGACCCATTGTAGATATCCTGTCAGATTGAAGTGGAACATGCTGGAGTGGAGCTGATTTCTCTGACAGGAAGGATACAGGTGGGAGCAGCCTCACTCAGTGCAGGCAAGAGAAGGCAAAGGTTAATGACTCTTTTGCTCTGTTCCAGTTGCTTGCTACCTGGgggttgttttcctttgcaggtATAGCAATGTGCCCTTCACCAAGAACCCTGAGAAGTACATCAAATACCAGGTCGACCAGGTGGGAGAGATGATTGAAAGGCTGTTTGACACATCAGCGTAAACCTATAACTTGTACTCCTCAGCTGCCAAGTACAAGTCAGTGCTCTTTCAGCAACCTTTGTGactcccttcccctctcccttgCCCCATTGTTGTGGGCAGGGTGTTATTCTTGTATTTATCAGATTTATAAACCTGTGGAAACACAACCTCCTGTCTGTCTTTGCCTTCTTCTCTGGATACTGAGCAAATACTGAAGATGTGCACTGCAATGCTGTGTCTTGATTTAGATCTGTGTATCTTCAGGCTCCTTTATGAATACTCATACTTTGATGCACAGCAGTCCTTCCCTTTAGGACAATAAGCTGTAAGCTCCAAATAGTGTTGTCTTCTCCCCTGATGGGTTTTGGGGATCACAGTTCTGTAGGATACCAAAGGATTTTCCCATGGTTGCTCTTAACTGTCATTAGTAATGAGATGAGATGATAATCCTGAGGTATAGTATTGTCTGTGGTAGAGCTCAGCAGACCTGCAGCTCCACTATGTGCAGGGAATGTTGTACCCCAAAGCTTTGTTAGCTGTCCCAGTAGCAGTTCTCTGTCCTATATGAGGCCATGGTAGAAAGGGCAGCAGCATGCTGCAGTGGGATTGGAGGGCAGTGAGAACCTGAGGGAGATCCTTGGCATCCTGACTGATTGCTACTCCTTGATGTGAGGCAGAACATGTGTAAAAGCGTTCCCATAGTGATGTCTGAAGAGCACCCTCTTTACAATTCCTCTTTGTACCCTGTCTTGGTACCTGATGCTTCTCTTTCCTGCAAGCAGCCAAGTCCATTCTCTTCATATAACCCATGAGTATCACATGAGAAACAAATCTTACTTCCCTAGCATCATTTCCTGGGCACTAGTCCAGCCAGCAGTGTGACTTGGAGTGGTACTTGAGCAGGCTTTACTATGAGAGCTGAATTTGGCCATCTTCACACCAAAGCCTTTCAGAGCTTTGGAGCATGTTTGTCTTTCTGTGTTCTCAGTCTGGGTAGCTCTTCCTCCCAcctctctcctgctgcttgCTCTATTGTGGGGTCTTATCTATCATTTGCCTATCAACACTTGAAATAGGGGTTTCCATAGAGCTAGGTGTGCTCACAATAGCTGCTACTTTGCAATCTGGAGCAAATCCATTATTCACCTAAGCATGTGTTTGCAGAACTGAATGTTTGCTGGCATCTAATTAGCCTGGCAATGGAAGAGCCATTGTGTCACCATCCAGGGCgctacaaaacagaacacagtaaAGGAGGAGACAGAGGCAGACTTCAGTGTGAAACAGAGCAGGTGGTAGAAAGGTAGGAAGCAGCATTTTaacccttctgctgctgtgcatccaCCAGGTTGTAGTGCCAATAGAAGACTAGCCAAGGGCATCTCTCATGTTGTGCATGAGTTGGATGTTAGAGCCTGGATGAGAAGACAGGTCCTGCCATGGCAGagcctgggctgctgcctgcacagacAGCTGGCTCTCAGGTAGCTCTTGGCCTTTCTAAACCTCTGACCTTTTAATTATAAGCCTAGATCCAAGTGTGGTTTGAAGCACTCAGATGGTGTCAAGATCTCCTTTAAGACAATAACAACAGCAACGATGCCATTTGAGAGGTTAGTCCAGCTCAGATTTGTTCCACTCTGTGGGTTTAAATCTCACTCACATCTGCCTGGCCCTTTGGGTTCACAATACCCACCTGAGAGCCCTCTCCTCTGTCTTCTGACCTCAAAAGCTTGAGGAAATCTGAGATTTCAATGCTGTTTTCCCTCTGCAAGCACTGAGAAGCTCTCCAAGGCTGGCAGGTTCTGGACAGAGTGTTTTTAAGCAtaagcaaagcactgctggcacGTGTTATGTGCAGTGTCAAGCGTGCTGGATGCACACTCTGACATTCGCCAGGATGATCTGGATTCCATCTTTCTGgatgtgtttctgctgcagcagtgaattgaggtgtatttcttttctccaggagAGCGGGTGGAATTTGTTGATGTGCTCAGGCCAAGGCTATAAAACATGTGCTTTATTGCAGCTGGTTCCAGGACAAAGTGATTCACCTGGAATGGTTGCAGGCAAAACTGAGGGAAGGAAGCAGGGGGGAGCTTAGCAGCCTTCCTGTACCTAACAGGGGCCTACAAGAAAACTTGAGAGATACTGTCTGTCAGGGAGTTTAGGTGAtaagacaagagggaatggttttcaACTAAAGAGGGgtgatttagattagatgttaggaagaaattcttcacacggagggtggtgaggcattgctacccagagaagctgtgtgcCCCATCCTTGGCAGTGCTGAAGAccaggctgggtgggctttTAGCAGCTTGGTGTAAAGGAAGGAGCTCTCGCCCCTCTGGGCTGCCTTGAGGGTTCTGGCAGTGGCCAACAATGCTTAGGACCAGCACTTCATGCTCTTTGGCTTTTTATGGTAAGGAATGTGTGTGCAACACGTTGAATAAGAGTGATCCTGCCAACAGTGCAGTGGTTCCAGCTGAGACTGCTGGCAGAGGTGACAGCTGAGGGCTGCACGATGCTGCTGGGCTTGACACACTTTTCCCCCTCGCTTCCTCCAAGGATCCTCTGCTGGTTTTAAggcccttctcctccttttgcAGCCCCAGGTTCTGTTTTGGCTGCCAGTGCATTCCCTAAGACCATGGGCAAATTTTTTGTTTCCCAGTATTTGGCTGGAGACCCACTTCTGTTTCAGGATTGCTTTTTATTACTGCAGGGGGCCAGActggagggctgtgctggggtttGGGAGTGCTACCTGCTCTCATGAAATCCTTTTGCTGCCCCAAAACAACAGGTCTTAAACTCAGCAGGGATGGTGACATGGGACAGAATCCCTGCAggtttcctgctgctgcaagTTTGCAACTGGAAGTCAGgtacagcacaaagcagagtgtgtggggggggggctcaaGAACCTCAGCCCCCCCCCTGGATTCCATTGTGATACCAGGCAGGAAATTTGGCACAGTAAGTGTTTAAAAGCAATTCCTggaaaaatagcattaaaactGTACTCTGGCAAGCTCACATTAACCTGAGCTTTCAGTCTTGTctctgtgagctctgctgggcTCGATGAAATCTGAATTtagcttatttatttccttctccccaTTGAATCCGCTTTTATTCAACTTTAAcctttaaattttattaaacCTTAAGATGCTGAGGCTCAGTATCTcacatctcctcctcctctgcttgtGGCAACACTCACAGAGGCAGTGGAGCATCTACTCTATTTCTACACCATCCTGTAAATGGTGTAATGatccagcagccagcacaggctTCCATCTTGTTGCCTGTGAACATGCAGCTATGGATTTAACCCAAATCCCACCTGCAAGGAGGTGCCAGAGGAATGGGCTTGGGCTGCTGGAAGAGGCAGGAGGTCAGCGGATCCATGTGAATGTGGGGATGTGCTGTTCAAAGCAGGGTGTGCTGGGTCTCCAATTGAAGCTCCCTCCCCTGTGTGCTCCATCTCAGCCCTACTGGCATCTACCAGCCAGGGGAGCTGGGCAGCAATGAGTCACTGCAGTCAGTTTTTGGGAAGGTTAtgttaaatataattaatgGATGTGCTGAAAGTCTCTGCAAATCACTCTCCTTGCTCACTAAATCGTTTCTTGTTAGGTTAGAAGACTGCTTGTCCTTTCTTTGCTGATATTTCTGCATCTCCACATAAGCCCATGTATTGATTCTGTGTTTGACTGCAGCATCACGGCACTGCTTTCCCATCTCTCCAGCTGAGGATGGTTCCTGAGCAGCTCCCTGGGGGACCCAGCTCTGCTAAGCTCTGGGAACAGCTTTACTTTTATCACTGCTATCTCCTCTGCAACGGCACCCAGCCATGCCAGCATGGGCAACCTGTCATTGGGGTGGTAAGGAGATGGTGGGACAATGTACCTGGCATGAGCAGGGATTGCACCCCATGGTGCAGGGTgctgagggcaggaggaggctttgagctgtgctgctggagctgttgcAGTGCTTCCCTGGCTGGAAAGGGGTCAGCAGGGGAGGTAAATACAGCTATGAGTAATGGTGCTGTTTATAAAATTACACTCTGTGACTTATGCTGTGAGCAGGCCTAGACTAAATATAATGGTTATTGATAGGAGGCAGGGGCTGATTTCTGGCCCTCCATGTGGGGACAGGAAACTGGTTATAATAACACTCAGTGGGGGGGAAAATGAGCGTTTGACAGCCCTGAGCTCTTGGGGAGGGAAGGCCAAGCCCTGGGAGGGGGACAGTGCAGTGCCaaggaggagcagggctgtggggctgtgtcctaaagctgtgttttaaagcATCCTCACCTCTGCCCATGATTTCTCCCCTCAGCCCCTTACCATCCTTCATCCCAAGGGTGAGCAAAACAGAGCGAAGCAAGGAAAAGCTTCATCTCAGCCCCAACTGCACTGAGCAGGAGAGAAATGGAGGAGGCAAACGCTGCAGGAGTTGCAGGGTATCCTAAGAGAGGTGACACGAGCTGCAGGATAGAAGCCTGTAGGTCTTTATTGCAGCGTATGGTCCCCATGGGGCCCTGCAGCCCAACTTTGCTCTCCCAGTGCTGACCCTATTGTGCCACCTGGCTCCTCTGGCACTGGGATCTCTTCCAAGTGGCCCCAGCATGCAGCCTCCATCCACCCTGCAGTCTTTATAGACTTCTGGGGCCTCACCTGCACCACAGTGAAAGCTAAAGCAGCTGTGGTTGGAGGTCAGAGCTCTCATGAGGGACCAGGTGTAGATGCAGCAGGGTGCAGAGGAACAGGTGATCCTCTATTACAATTGATTCAGGCTTTGGATCTCCCTGCTCTCTGCAAATCCTATGCTTGGCTCTTTGGCTGAGTCCATGAGAATCAGCATCGTTTCAACACTGCTGATGTTTGGGAACGTTTGAAGGGGGGATAAAGAGATTTGACACAAACCCAAAACATGGTCCATCCCCAAACCTGCCATACTGCAGGAGACCACAAAATACAGCGTGAGGGGAGCACTGCTATGTGACATGGAAGGTGACGAAGGAGCCGCCATCAGCTTTCTGCCCACATCCCCCCAGTCCTGCCTCCCCCCAGGGCTGAGCTTTGCAGCGCACCGAGGAGCAGCCAGGCTCGGCCTCACTGAGACGCGTCTCCTCGCTGAGCTCTGCCTCCAACATGCTGACCGTGTTGGTCCCCTGCGCTGCGTGCACCTTGTTGGCCGCCTTCTTGTGCAAGAGGCAGATGAAGATCTTCTTGAAACCCTTGCGGAAATGCTTGGAGACAAGGGCGTAGACAACGGGGTTGACGCAGGAGTTGGCGTAGGAGATGAGGTGCGAGAGGATGCGCAGGACGTACGTGGTGTGATTGAGGGGGAAATAGCCGAACCAAACGCAGAGGATGACCAGGTGGTGGGGCAGCCAGCAGAGGCAGAACAGCACGGCCACGATGATGATCATCCTGGTGACTTTCCTCTTGGCTTTCTTGGACTCTGACATCTCTTGGAGAGGGTCCACAGACCTCCAGAGGTAGCGGATGGTCCGGGTGTAAGTGAGGCTGAGGATCAACACCGGGATGATGTAGCTGAAGATGAAGGTGCAGAGATCCATGACTTTACGCTGGGAGATGGCCCAGACCGGGTGGCAGACGGTCAGGTTGGCCAGCTGGAACTGTTGGTAGTAGCTGAGGTAAGGGCTCGAGAAAATGAAGGAGAGTGCCCAGATGAAGCAGATGGCCACCAGTGCGTTCCTGGGCGTCCGCAGCTCCCGTGAATGCAGGGGATATCGTATGGCCAAGTACCTGCGTGGGAAAGGAGAGGGACACAGCTCTGGGCAAGGCATGGAGATCAGGGACAAGAGCTGAAGGGATGGACTGGAgcttcccagccccacaggtGATTCCTTGGTGTTTCCAGGGGTCTCTGCAGCACAACGGGGTGAGGAACGTCTTCATCCCCAACCCTGTGCTGTCACCTCCTCTGCTCCTagggagcaggcagggatggTCCCCTCTTGTCCCTGTATCCCCAGGGCACATCAGCACTTCCTAAGGGAGCTGCCCTGGGTCTCACACTGAGCAGAGTCAGATCCTCTCTGGCTGCTGTGATTTTGGGACTGGGAGCCTTTACAATGCCAGGAGCTGAGATAGCTCAGGGTGAGGCAATAGGCTGCTTTTGAGCAGAGAGCTTTTACACAGCTTTCCCTGCACCCCCTGCTGAGCAGGCTGGGACAGTCACCGCAGCGAGGAACACCACGGGGACAGAAATTGGTCTTTTTGTTCCTAAAAGAGGAagatggaaaaagcagcatCCGAGCTGAAACATCCCcaaatttttctcttctttgtggGCTGTGAGTTATTTAGTGCACAGCCAAAGAGCCCCAGCAAGAGCCAGTGCTGCACAGGGACAGAgctttgcttctctctgcttctccatcCCCTTTTCcgctgctgcagcctcaggaCACACCACGATCCTTCACTTTGGGGTCTGAAAGCACCATGGGCTCCCAATCCCACCCTCCTCCAACCTCAGCCCTCAGCACTGACATCCCCTTGCACCTGCAAGCAGGGAAATGCTCCTTGGACCCCCAACAAGTGCTCAGTGCCCTCTCCTGCTCGGGTGGGCTTTAGCAGAGGGGGGATGCTGTGAAGCTCAGAATCCTCCATCCCCTTTCCTACCTGTCCAGGGAGACGGTGGCCAAGGTGAAGCTGCTGGCGTACATGGTGAGGTAGATGAAGAAGTGGACGGCTTTACACAGGAAGGACCCGAACACCCATCCATCCAGCGTGTAGATGGTGGCTTGGAATGGGACGCAGAAGAGGATGAAGCAGAGGTCGGCCACCCCCAGGTTGAGGATGAAGAGGTTGGTGGTGTTCTTCACCTGCCCGTTGCGCAGCAGCACCGCCAGCACCAGGCTGTTGCCAACTGTGCccaggaggaagatgaggagatAAGCCAAGGGGATGAGCACCGACTCGGGATGCCAGCCCTCATCCCAGCCGGCTGCCGAGCCGTTCATAGCCAGGGGCGTGCAGAGAAAGGGGAGCACAGAGAGCACTGCGGAGTGATGCACCGGGACGAACGAGGTGGGGGGAAGGTGGGCACACACAGCACGAGGGGGGCCAGCAACGAGACGCTGTAAGAGGATGCAGGTGGGACGAGAGAGCTTCGCCTCTTTCTTGCTCGGGAGCCAGCAGACACTCAGCGCTGCTCCGAGCGCTCCCGCCCcccgaggaggaggaggagaaagaggagaaagaggaggaggaagcagctcCTGCCCGGCCCCTCGCAGCTCCGGGGGGGGGTCACTGAGCACAAAGCAGCCGGTTGCATCGCTGCTGCTGGTTGCATCTCAGCAGCTGGGTTGTATCTCAGCCGCTGGTTGCATCGCAGCAGCCGGTTGCATCGCAGCTGGTTGCATTCAGCAGCTGGTTGCATTCAGCAGCTGGTTGCATTGCAGCTGGTTGCATTACAGCAGCTGATTGCAGCGGCTGGTTGCATCGCAGCAGAGGGCTGAGCTCGTGCCTTGGGAAGGGAGAGgctccttttgctgctgctgttgggcaGGTGGGAATGGAAGGGGTCCCAGAATGGCACCAATGTTCCAGCAGAGCATCGTCCcagggggctgccccatagaacgggcagctctgggtgctgtgAGTCCTGGTTATCCCGGCTATAGCTCAGCACTCAGCCAATTCCCTGCACTGGGTGCTCCTCTATGGGGGGGCTGGATGACCATGGGACCAACCCACCAAGCCTGGGTCCTCCGCGATCCCATCACCCCCCGCGGCGCCGGCCGCTCTATCCGTTTCGTCTGCGCGCGGCTCTACTGCCCGAGCCCACAATGCACCGCGGCGAGCGCTGCCCGCGTGCAAGATGGCGGCGGAGCGGCAGGGCGGGCGAGGCGGGGGGGAGGAGAACAAGGAGAACGAACGGCCGGTGGGAACCGGGGCTGATGGACTCAGCGACAGCCTGGGATTGGAGAGTATCCTACCGAGCGGGAGGGGGGGCCGGGAGTGCGGCGGGATGAGGCAGGAGCTCTGTGCGGTGGTGCGGACGTGGCGGGGTCGGGCCTGGCCTCGCCGCTTCTTCATAGAGCTCCGGTTCCCTCAGTGCTGGACGGGGCTGGTCCTCACAGGGAGAAGGGATGGGAACGGGggtgggaatgggaatgggaatagggatggggatggaaaggaaatggggatggggatggggaatatgatcaggggctggagcacctccactatgaggacaggctgagggagttgggtttgttcagcctggagaagagaaggttgcggggtgacctcattgcagcctttcagtacctgaagggaacttactctTCCcttaaactcttggaaagggctgacaatagcaggacacggggaaatggttttaagttaaaagatttaggttggatgttagggggaagttctttactaggagagtggttaggccctggaacaggctgcccagggaggttgtggatgccccgtccttggaggtgttcaaggccgggttggacggggccctgggcaacctgatctagtaaaggtgtatgtttggtggccctgccaggcagggggttggaactacatgatccttgaggtcccttccaacccgggtcatactgtgattctgtgttcctCTATCTGGGTTTGGTTTTGCCCTTCTGAATGGCGGCtttgtgctgcttgctgctccttcccaggTACACGTCAGCCTTCAGAGCcaggctgtgccatggggagcCTTTggttttatgtgtgtgtgtgtgaaagcagCCCGGCTGCACAGCTGGGATAGGGCTGAGTTTTACCTGCTGGGTGATACATATGAAACGAAGCTGCAGGTTTCAGGTCAGCATATGGTATATGTGTGATTAtagagcaggaggcagagccGGCCACTGCCGTAGTGGGAtcacagagtggtttgggttggaagggacctcagagatcatccaTTTTTAACCCttctgctataggcagggcAGCCAGCCATTAGGTTCAGATGCTGAGGGCTCTGTCCAGCCTGGATGTGAGCACCTacaaggatggagcatccagTGCTTCCCTGGTACTGTCAGAGAGAAAACCTAAGATGTCAATAAAATAGATGATATGGCTTCAGCAGTAATGGCACAGCCTAAGAAAGCAGTTTGGAAAACAGGATtctagaatggtttggattggaaggaacctttaagatcatgtagttccaaccccctgt
The Coturnix japonica isolate 7356 chromosome 18, Coturnix japonica 2.1, whole genome shotgun sequence DNA segment above includes these coding regions:
- the GALR2 gene encoding galanin receptor type 2; amino-acid sequence: MNGSAAGWDEGWHPESVLIPLAYLLIFLLGTVGNSLVLAVLLRNGQVKNTTNLFILNLGVADLCFILFCVPFQATIYTLDGWVFGSFLCKAVHFFIYLTMYASSFTLATVSLDRYLAIRYPLHSRELRTPRNALVAICFIWALSFIFSSPYLSYYQQFQLANLTVCHPVWAISQRKVMDLCTFIFSYIIPVLILSLTYTRTIRYLWRSVDPLQEMSESKKAKRKVTRMIIIVAVLFCLCWLPHHLVILCVWFGYFPLNHTTYVLRILSHLISYANSCVNPVVYALVSKHFRKGFKKIFICLLHKKAANKVHAAQGTNTVSMLEAELSEETRLSEAEPGCSSVRCKAQPWGEAGLGGCGQKADGGSFVTFHVT